From Candidatus Methanomethylophilaceae archaeon:
ATTCGGATCGGCTCCGGCGCGCTCCGGCATCTCCGTCAGGGATTTCATAGAGCCTTCGGCCGTCCCTCTCGCCTTGGTGGGATTCCTGTTCTTCTTCGCGTATTCCGGAGTCCTCACGTTCACTTCCCTGTACGGCGAAGACATAGGGATGGAGGAGATCGCGACCTTCTTCTTCGTCTTCGTGTCGGTGGGGACGCTCGTCTCCAGGATATTCCTAGGCAGGATCTACGACAGCCGCGGGGAGAACGCCGCACTCCTGCCGTTCTTCCTCCTGGGGATAATCGGGTTCTTCCTCTACGCCGAAGCGTCGGAAGGATGGCATCTGGTGTTCGCCGGGATATTCCTCGGGTTCCTCATGGCTCAGCTGTCCTCGGTCGTACAGAGCGTCGTAGTCAGGAAGGCCCCGAAATCCAGGTATTCCGTGGCGATTTCGACGTTCAACGTCTTCCTGGACCTGTCCTATTGCGTCGGCCCGATGCTCCACGGGGCGCTGAAGGATGCCCTCGGGTTCCGCGGGAACTTCCTGCTCATGGCGGCGATCGCAATAGCGGATATGGCCCTGTACATAGCGGTCCACGGGGCCAGATCGAGAGGCCGCCCGTCCGAGCTGCTGCGACGGCGCCTGCGATACAATTATGAAACCAATCGCGATATTTTCCCGCGTCGGGGCCGCCAATCCGGCCCAGGAGCCGATGAAAATGATTTACAAGGATTTCAAAGGTAAACGCCTGTCCCAGCTGGGGATGGGGTGCATGCGTCTCCCGACCGTCGGCGGGAACGATTCGGCGATAGACGAGGAGCAGGTCGCCAGGATGGTGGATTATGCTTTCGAGCACGGCATCAACTATTTCGACACCGCATACGGATACCACGGAGGCAACTCGGAGACGGTCATGGGGAAAGTTCTCGGGCGCCTTCCGAGGGACAGGATCTATATCGCGGACAAATTCCCCGGCTACGACCTTTCCAATATGCCCAAGGCTAAGTCCATCTTCCCGGAGCAGCTGAAGAAGCTCGGAATCAGCTACTTCGACTTCTATATGTTCCACAACGTCAACGAGATGAACGTGAACCAGTATCTAGACAGGAGCTACGGCATATACGATTACCTTCTGGAGCAGAGGGATGCCGGGAAGATATCCCACCTCGGGTTCTCCGCCCACGGGAACATGGATACCATAAGGAAATTCCTGGACGCCTACGGGGAAAACATGGAATTCTGCCAGCTGCAGCTGAACTACGTGGACTGGGAATTCCAGGACGGAGAGAAGAAAGTGGAGATGCTCGAGGAGCTGGGCATCCCCGTATGGGTGATGGAGCCCATGCGCGGCGGGAAGCTGATTGACATCCCCGAGGACGGCAAGGCGGAGCTGGAGAAGCTGCGCCCGGGCGTGAAACCCGCGGAATGGGCGTTCCGTTTCCTCCAGTCGATCCCGGAGGCCAAAGTCATACTCACCGGCGCCTCGTCGATGGAGCAGCTGAAAGAAAACATAGAGATCTTCGGAACGGAGAGGCCCACGGACGCCAGAGAGACGGAAACCCTCGAAAAGATAGGCAAAGGGATGACCGCCCGCCAGACCCTGCCCTGCACCGCGTGCCGCTACTGCGTTCCGAAATGCCCTATGGACCTGGACATCCCGGACCTCATAGCGAGCTACAACCAGCTGATGTTCACGGGAGCGTCGGATTTCATAGCCCCGTTCTACATCAAATCTCTGCCCGAAGACAGCCGCCCTAGCGCGTGCATCGGATGCGGGGAATGCGAGAAGGTATGCCCGCAGAACCTCCACATACCGGAAGCCTTCGAGGACTTCACGGAAAGGATCAAGGGCTGGATGTGAGCCGGGACCCTTCCGAAACCTCTTTTCCTCTTCTTATGCCGTGTTCATCTCGTCGAGACGGCGGTTGCGGAACCACAGAGCCATATCGGTCGCGACGAGGAAGAAATCGAACACGTAGAAGGCCATGACATAATCCATCCCTTCGATCCAGTTGTTTGTCATCCCGAACAGATACCCTATCTCGACGACGGCCTCGAACCCTATGCTCTTCCCTCTTGCCGTCCTGGATACGTATGATTTGCGGATGTTGAACGGCCACGCCGCCGCGAAGCACAGCAGCATCCCGACCTCGAAAATCCCGTCTATCATGTGCCACGGCAAATCGGAAAAGCATAAATCCGTTCCGCAGTTCAGTTCAGCATGCTCCTGAAAGCCCAGTCCATCAGCAAATCCTTCGGCCCGGTGAAAGTATTGGAGGACGCCAGCCTCCAGATAAACGAAGGCGACAGGAT
This genomic window contains:
- a CDS encoding MFS transporter; this encodes MKKEPVVTRNFAVCWAVMFFTAMFFFMMFTGMASYSENGLGLTGAAAGLLTSALIIGDLAARILCASRVDRWGKGRVAAAGMAMAAAVTPLYFVTGNPIALAAIRIVQGFVYGLAGTAINAAVVEGLPASRRGEGIGYFSLSFTISSAIGPFLCMWLLENGTYGDMFTLATVFAAAAAAIALGMRDDRSEFGSAPARSGISVRDFIEPSAVPLALVGFLFFFAYSGVLTFTSLYGEDIGMEEIATFFFVFVSVGTLVSRIFLGRIYDSRGENAALLPFFLLGIIGFFLYAEASEGWHLVFAGIFLGFLMAQLSSVVQSVVVRKAPKSRYSVAISTFNVFLDLSYCVGPMLHGALKDALGFRGNFLLMAAIAIADMALYIAVHGARSRGRPSELLRRRLRYNYETNRDIFPRRGRQSGPGADENDLQGFQR
- a CDS encoding aldo/keto reductase, which encodes MIYKDFKGKRLSQLGMGCMRLPTVGGNDSAIDEEQVARMVDYAFEHGINYFDTAYGYHGGNSETVMGKVLGRLPRDRIYIADKFPGYDLSNMPKAKSIFPEQLKKLGISYFDFYMFHNVNEMNVNQYLDRSYGIYDYLLEQRDAGKISHLGFSAHGNMDTIRKFLDAYGENMEFCQLQLNYVDWEFQDGEKKVEMLEELGIPVWVMEPMRGGKLIDIPEDGKAELEKLRPGVKPAEWAFRFLQSIPEAKVILTGASSMEQLKENIEIFGTERPTDARETETLEKIGKGMTARQTLPCTACRYCVPKCPMDLDIPDLIASYNQLMFTGASDFIAPFYIKSLPEDSRPSACIGCGECEKVCPQNLHIPEAFEDFTERIKGWM